A single genomic interval of Ictalurus furcatus strain D&B chromosome 20, Billie_1.0, whole genome shotgun sequence harbors:
- the basp1 gene encoding brain acid soluble protein 1 homolog has translation MGGKLSKKKKGYNVNDEKAKEKDAKTEGASAEENDASKDNKEDAPTATETTETANDTAAATKEATPVADSSATVPKEEEKSVAPAAKEEKSAASTTSTSNAKSPDFAKMEPAKSPEAPPTKAEEKPASAPAPANEKEPAKDTTPALKEPAPAKDPASVMESKADAEAKKTEAPPSAQPVTTETSPAPSKEQTVAVQD, from the coding sequence ATGGGAGGAAAActgagcaagaagaagaagggatACAATGTGAATGACGAGAAGGCAAAAGAAAAGGACGCCAAAACAGAGGGCGCGTCAGCAGAGGAGAATGATGCTTCGAAAGACAACAAGGAGGACGCACCAACTGCCACGGAAACCACTGAGACTGCCAATGACACGGCGGCAGCCACCAAAGAAGCAACACCTGTTGCAGATAGCAGTGCAACTGTGCcaaaagaagaggagaagagtgTTGCCCCAGCAGCCAAGGAAGAGAAATCAGCAGCTAGCACCACCTCAACATCTAATGCCAAGAGCCCCGACTTCGCCAAAATGGAACCTGCAAAGAGTCCTGAGGCCCCACCCACCAAGGCAGAAGAAAAACCCGCCTCTGCTCCAGCACCGGCCAATGAGAAAGAACCAGCGAAAGATACCACCCCAGCTCTCAAAGAGCCTGCCCCAGCTAAGGATCCTGCCTCTGTGATGGAGAGCAAGGCAGACGCTGAGGCTAAAAAGACTGAAGCTCCACCTTCTGCACAGCCTGTAACCACGGAGACCAGCCCTGCCCCCAGTAAGGAGCAGACAGTTGCTGTGCAAGATTAA